From the genome of Eucalyptus grandis isolate ANBG69807.140 chromosome 2, ASM1654582v1, whole genome shotgun sequence, one region includes:
- the LOC104449316 gene encoding heat stress transcription factor B-4: protein MAQLMVDKCGEGLLVAVEAQKAVPAPFLTKTYQLVDDPSTDHIVSWGDDDSTFVVWRPPEFARDLLPNYFKHNNFSSFVRQLNTYGFRKIVPDRWEFANEFFRKGEKHLLCEIHRRKTAQPQLTHHHPHSASPLSGPTPAFFPFPSRLSISPSDSDDQHSSHWCDSPPPPPPPPLSSPRSGCGGHNNSVGPVASAANYNSSAVTALSEDNERLRRSNNMLMSELAHMKKLYNDIIYFVQNHVKPVAPSTYSWSPPSMVQKPSNQLLGYNNYANAIAAPNNNSCVVTNHVKPVVRSNSNVTQSSLTILEDPPVMNKMKLFGVPLLSKKRLHPEYNSSPVGYMETNKARLVLEKDDLGLNLMPPSTC from the exons ATGGCGCAGCTTATGGTGGACAAGTGCGGGGAGGGCTTGCTGGTGGCGGTGGAGGCACAGAAGGCGGTGCCGGCGCCGTTCCTGACGAAGACGTACCAGCTGGTGGATGACCCCTCCACCGACCACATCGTCTCGTGGGGAGACGACGACTCCACCTTCGTCGTGTGGCGTCCCCCCGAGTTCGCCCGCGACCTCCTTCCGAACTACTTTAAGCACAATAACTTCTCCAGCTTCGTCCGCCAGCTCAACACCTAT GGTTTTAGGAAGATAGTACCAGACAGGTGGGAATTCGCCAACGAGTTCTTCAGGAAGGGGGAGAAGCATTTACTCTGCGAGATTCACCGCCGCAAGACCGCCCAACCACAACTCACCCACCACCACCCGCACTCCGCCTCCCCGCTTAGCGGCCCCACTCCGGCCTTCTTCCCTTTCCCAAGCCGCCTCAGCATCTCTCCCTCCGACTCCGACGACCAGCATTCCTCCCACTGGTGCGACTCGCCGCCCCCTCCCCCTCCACCACCGCTCTCTTCTCCCCGAAGCGGGTGTGGAGGCCACAACAACAGTGTGGGGCCTGTTGCGAGCGCCGCCAATTACAACAGCTCCGCAGTCACTGCCCTATCCGAGGACAACGAGAGGCTGCGGAGGAGCAACAACATGCTCATGTCCGAGCTCGCGCACATGAAGAAGCTCTACAATGACATCATCTACTTCGTCCAGAACCACGTGAAGCCTGTCGCTCCCAGCACTTACTCGTGGTCGCCGCCTTCGATGGTGCAAAAACCCTCGAACCAACTCCTTGGTTACAATAATTACGCCAATGCCATTGCGGCTCCCAACAACAATAGTTGTGTCGTTACCAATCACGTCAAGCCGGTCGTCCGTAGTAACAGCAACGTAACACAGAGCTCTCTAACGATTCTTGAAGATCCGCCGGTCATGAACAAGATGAAGCTCTTCGGTGTGCCCCTTCTGTCGAAGAAGCGGCTGCACCCAGAGTATAACTCGAGTCCAGTGGGTTATATGGAGACCAACAAGGCTCGTTTGGTGTTGGAGAAGGACGACTTAGGGTTGAATCTTATGCCTCCTTCGACTTGTTAA